The DNA window TCCGGTCACCCACCTGGCAGAGGGCGACGACCTCGGCCCTGAACTCCGGCGTGAACTTCCTTCGTTTTCTTTTCGGCATGGGACACTCCTCGCGCATCTTCGCGCCTTCGGGGGTGTCCACGGAAGCGGGGGATCCTCAGAGGCGGGCGCGGAGGCCGGCGCGGAGGCGGGCGCGGAGACCGGCGCGGAGGCGGGCGCGGAGGCCGGCGCGGAGGCGGGCGCGGAGACCGGCGCGGAGACCGGCGTGGAGGCGGACCCGGACGCGGTTGCGGAAGCGGCTCTGAAGGCGGACTCCCTCCCAGAAGACGGAAGCGGACACGCGCCAGACGACTCCACGCATCGATCAGAAGGCGCTCAGAACAGCGAGCGCTCCAACAGCCAGAAGCCGGCGAGGGTCGCGATCACGCCGGATCCTCCTTGGACGATCCAGCGCTCGTAGCCGGTCCACCGCGCGGCGCGCTCGAGGGGCACGAGGAGCGCGGCGACGAAGGCGAGCTGCGCGAGCTCGATGCCGACGTTGAACGCGACCAGGCTCAGCACCCGGGCCTGCGCCGGGAGCCCGAGCTCGGCGAGCACGCCGCTGAAGCCGAAGCCGTGCACGAGGCCGAACGCGAAGGCGAGCCAGGGCATGGAGGCGCGCTTCTCGGGGCGGGCGAGGTTGAGCAACGCGACGACCACGATCGAGCCCGCGATCACGCTCTCCACCAGGCGCGAGGGGAGCACGACCCAGCCGAGCGCGGCCGCGATCAGGGTGACGCTGTGACCCAGGGTGAACGCGGTGACGATCCACGCGACGTCCTTGGCCGCCGCGCGCAGCCCCTCGCGCCGCGCCATGCCGCCCGCGGTGAGGATGAGCGAGAGCAGGAAAAGCACGTGGTCGTAGCCCGTCGCGAGGTGCCGCACGCCCTCCCAGAGGAAGCGCGCGAGCAAGGACGAGACGGCCGGCGGCTCCGAGAGCCGCAGCGACTGCCGCCCCGCGCGCAGCACGTGAGCGTCGCTCTGCTCGGCCCAGCGCACCCGAACGAAGGCCTCGTGCTGGGCGTCGTCCCCGAAGATCGTGCCGTCTTCGAGCACGAGCCCGCTCGCCTCGCTCGGACACTCCGCCACCAGGCGGACGCGCACCCGCGGCTGTCCGTCGACCTCGATTCCTTCGGGCGCCTCGGCGTGGAGCGAACAGGCGCCGCCCGCCCCTCGCACCGAGAAGCCACGCTCGAGCCAGGCGCGGATCGCGGCGTCGCGGGCGAGCACCTCCTCGGGTGGCGCGTCCTCATCCATCCCGAGGGACACGGCGACGTCGACCGACTCCAGCTCGACGTCCACCACGGCTCCGTCGCTCGTCCGCTCGACGGTCACCAGCTTGGCGCTGCCTCGGTGCGCGTGGGCGAGCGGGGCCAGCGAGAGCAGGACCACCATCACGGGGAGCGCGTGTCGCATGGGCGCGGAGCCTACAGCGGGCCCGTGCGTTGTGGCACGCCGCGACGCCTGGAGCCTGCCCGGTCGTTGTGATCGCGGGCCCCGAGCGCTACACCCCGCGCGTGGATCTTTTCGACGACCACTTCCATGACGAGTGCGGCGTCTTCGGCATCTTCGGAGCGGAAGAGGCGTCGAACCTGACCTATCTGGGTCTGCACTCGCTGCAGCACCGGGGCCAGGAGAGCGCGGGCATCGTGTCCACGGACGGCGAGCGCCTCTACGCCCACAAAGCGCTGGGTCTCGTGCAGGACGGCTTCGGTCACGACGTCCTGGAGAAGCTCCCCGGGCCCAACGCCATCGGCCACGTGCGCTACTCCACCGCCGGCGGCGGCGGCCTCAAGAACGCGCAGCCCATCGCCGTCGACTACGCGCACGGCACGCTCGCCGTGGCTCACAACGGCAACCTCACCAACTTCCAGGCCGTCCGGGAGCGCCTCGAGGACGAGGGCTCCATCTTCCAGACGACCAGCGACACGGAGCTGCTCGTTCACCTGATCGCGCGCTCGCGAAAAGCGACGACCGCGGAGCGCGTGGTCGACGCGCTCGAGCAGGTCGAGGGCGCCTACTCGATCGTCTTCATGACGCAGGGGGAGCTGATCGCGGTGCGGGACCCGTATGGCTTCCGGCCGCTCTGCATCGGCATGCTCAACGACGCGCAGGTGATCGCGAGCGAGCCGGTCGCCTTCCACCTCATCGGCGCCGAGTACCTCCGGGACGTCAAGCCCGGCGAGATGATCGTCATCGACTCTTCCGGACTGCGGACGTCGATGCCGTTCGCCGAGAAGCCGACGAAGATGTGCATCTTCGAGTACGTCTACTTCGCCCGGCCCGACTCGGAGCTGAACGGCGTGAGCGTCTACGACGCGCGCAAGCGAATGGGCCGCATCCTCGCGCGCGATCAGCCCGCCGACGCCGACCTCGTGATCCCCGTGCCGGACAGCGGCGTCGCCTCGGCGATGGGCTTCGCGAACGAGCTCGGCCTGCCCTTCGAGCTCGGTCTCATCCGCAGCCACTACGTGGGCCGGACCTTCATCGAGCCCGCGCAGTCGATCCGTCACTTCGGCGTGAGGCTGAAGCTGTCTCCCGTCTCTCATCTGCTGGCGGGCAAGCGGGTCGCCGTCGTCGACGACTCGATCGTGCGGGGCACGACCAGCCGGAAGATCGTCAAGATGCTTCGCGACGCCGGAGCGCGCGAGGTGCACCTTCGCATCAGCTCGCCCCCCACTCGCTGGCCCTGCTTCTACGGCATCGACACGCCCTCACGCGGGGAGCTGATCGCCTCCAGCCACACGCCGGAGGAGATCAGCCGCTACATCACGGCGGACTCGCTCGGCTACCTGAGCATCGAGGGTCTCCGTGAGGCCGTGAGCGGCGAGGGCTTCTGTGACGCCTGCTTCAGCGGTGACTACCCGGTCCCGGTGCACGCGCGCGACGAGCGCAGCAAGAAGCAGCTCCCGCTCGTCGGCGTCTGAGACCCCGGCGCGCGAGCGCCTGTGATAGGCTCGCGCGCATGCGAGCTGGACGAGTGCCGCTCGCGCTCGCCGTGCTCCTCTGCGCGTTGGCCTCGTCGCCCGCGCACGCCCAGGAGCCCGACGCGCCGAGTGAAGAGACCCAAGACACCGCGGCTCCCGATGGTGGCGCTGCGGACGCCGGGGCCCCCCAGCCCGCCGACACGCCGAGCGACCCCCTGGGTGAGCTGCCGGGGCGTCGACTGAACCTGGCCGTGCTCGGCAACCCGCCCTTCCACCTGAGCCGCGGCGGCGAGCCATCGGGCCTGAGCGTCGACGTGTGGCACGCGCTCGCGGCGCGGCTCGAGGTCGACTACGCGCTGACGGTCGTCCCCAACGCCGGCGTGGCCATCGACGGCGTGGCGGACGGCACGTACGACGGCGCGATCGGACCGATCAGCATCACCAGTGAGCGGGCCCAGCGCGTCGACTTCACCCAGCCCTATCACGACGCGACCCTGGCCATCCTCACCCTCCCCGGCAGCAGCGGGGCGTGGGAGCGGATCGAGCCGTTTCTCACCAAGGCCTTCTTCGGCGCGCTCGCGCTCCTCCTCCTGGTCTTGACCCTCGTGGGCGCGCTGATGTGGGTGGTCGAGCGCAAGGCGAACGACGGCTTCCCCAAGGCCCCGCTCGCGGGCGTCGGCGTCGGCATCTGGCTCGCGCTGGTGACGATGACCACCGTCGGCTACGGGGACAAGGCCCCGATCACCCCCGCCGGTCGCCTGCTGACGGGCGTGTGGATGGTGCTCTCGATGCTCACCGTCTCGTCACTGACGGCCGGCATCGCCACCGCGCTGACCCTGTCCCAGCTGGATCGCGCGGCGATCGAGACCGCGGGCGAGCTGGCCGGGCGCCCGGTGGCCACGCTCGAGGGCACCACGGCCGCGGCGCTCGCGCGCCGGAACGACGCGAACATCATCGCGGTGGACGACCTCCAGGAGGGCATCGACCGCCTGGTCGACGAGCGCGTCGACGCCGTCGTGTACGACCGCCCGGTGCTGCAGTACCATTTGCGCCAGAACGAGGACCTCGGCCTGGCCCTGTCGGCTCACGAGTACGATCCTCAGGGCTACGGCTTCGCCTTCCCGCTGGGGAGCTCCCTGGCCCATCAGGTCAACGTCGAGCTCCTCGCGCTCGAGGAGAGCGGACAGCTCGAGGCGATCAAGGACGAGTGGCTGTAACAGCCCCGCGTAGATCGCCCGCCGTTCCCTGAGCTCCGGATAGTAGAGCGGCCGCCCAGCGAGGCGACAGCCGACCCAGCCATGACCCCGGCAACCGCAGCTGCGCAGTCGCGACGCTCGGAAGCGGAAGCGGCTGCCGAAGCGCAAGCGGCTGCCGAAGCGGGAGCGGCTGCCGAAGCGGGAGCGGCGGATGCAGCCGCTGAGGCGGCAGCGGCAGCGGCAGCGGCAGCGGCAGCGGCAGCGGCAGCGGCAGCGGCAGCGGCAGCGGCAGCGGCAGCGGGCAGCGGGCAGCGGGAGCGGCAGCCGCAGCGGCAGCGGGAGCGGGAGCGGGAGCGGCAGCGGCTGCCGAAGCGGGAGCGGGAGCGGCGGCGGACGCGGCCGCGGAAGCGGAGGCGGAGGCGGAGGCGGCCGCGGAAGCGGATGCGGCCGCGGAGGCGGATGCGGCCGCGGAAGCGGCGGCGGAAGTGGATGGCTGCGGAAGCGGATGCGGCCGCGGAGGCGGAAGCGGAAGCGGAGGCGGATGCGGCCGCGGAGGCGGATGCGGAGGCGGATGCGGCCGCGGAGGCGGATGCGGCCGCGGAGGCGGAGGCGGAGGCGGATGCGGAAGCGGCGGCGGCTGCGGAAGCGGTTGCGGAAGCGGCCGCGGAGGTGGAAGCGGCTACGGGAGCTGCACGGTCGCCGCCAGCACGCCCTCTTCGGTCGCGAACAGCAACGTGTCCCCGGCGAGCGCGGGCATCTGCTCGATGCGATCCGGGGTCCGGGTCAGCGGCCTCGTGCGGTAGCTCGGGCTCGCCAGATCGGTGATCCAGAGGTCTCCTGCCGTCAGCACGTGCCCGTCATCCTCGGTCCGGTCGAAGACCAGCCAGCGCCC is part of the Sandaracinaceae bacterium genome and encodes:
- the purF gene encoding amidophosphoribosyltransferase, producing MDLFDDHFHDECGVFGIFGAEEASNLTYLGLHSLQHRGQESAGIVSTDGERLYAHKALGLVQDGFGHDVLEKLPGPNAIGHVRYSTAGGGGLKNAQPIAVDYAHGTLAVAHNGNLTNFQAVRERLEDEGSIFQTTSDTELLVHLIARSRKATTAERVVDALEQVEGAYSIVFMTQGELIAVRDPYGFRPLCIGMLNDAQVIASEPVAFHLIGAEYLRDVKPGEMIVIDSSGLRTSMPFAEKPTKMCIFEYVYFARPDSELNGVSVYDARKRMGRILARDQPADADLVIPVPDSGVASAMGFANELGLPFELGLIRSHYVGRTFIEPAQSIRHFGVRLKLSPVSHLLAGKRVAVVDDSIVRGTTSRKIVKMLRDAGAREVHLRISSPPTRWPCFYGIDTPSRGELIASSHTPEEISRYITADSLGYLSIEGLREAVSGEGFCDACFSGDYPVPVHARDERSKKQLPLVGV
- a CDS encoding HupE/UreJ family protein gives rise to the protein MRHALPVMVVLLSLAPLAHAHRGSAKLVTVERTSDGAVVDVELESVDVAVSLGMDEDAPPEEVLARDAAIRAWLERGFSVRGAGGACSLHAEAPEGIEVDGQPRVRVRLVAECPSEASGLVLEDGTIFGDDAQHEAFVRVRWAEQSDAHVLRAGRQSLRLSEPPAVSSLLARFLWEGVRHLATGYDHVLFLLSLILTAGGMARREGLRAAAKDVAWIVTAFTLGHSVTLIAAALGWVVLPSRLVESVIAGSIVVVALLNLARPEKRASMPWLAFAFGLVHGFGFSGVLAELGLPAQARVLSLVAFNVGIELAQLAFVAALLVPLERAARWTGYERWIVQGGSGVIATLAGFWLLERSLF
- a CDS encoding transporter substrate-binding domain-containing protein codes for the protein MRAGRVPLALAVLLCALASSPAHAQEPDAPSEETQDTAAPDGGAADAGAPQPADTPSDPLGELPGRRLNLAVLGNPPFHLSRGGEPSGLSVDVWHALAARLEVDYALTVVPNAGVAIDGVADGTYDGAIGPISITSERAQRVDFTQPYHDATLAILTLPGSSGAWERIEPFLTKAFFGALALLLLVLTLVGALMWVVERKANDGFPKAPLAGVGVGIWLALVTMTTVGYGDKAPITPAGRLLTGVWMVLSMLTVSSLTAGIATALTLSQLDRAAIETAGELAGRPVATLEGTTAAALARRNDANIIAVDDLQEGIDRLVDERVDAVVYDRPVLQYHLRQNEDLGLALSAHEYDPQGYGFAFPLGSSLAHQVNVELLALEESGQLEAIKDEWL